The DNA window TGAATAAACCTTAGGATCTCATCacactgttcagcaacagtctcctgtcccaattaagtagcatagtgtcccaaataaatgaaggaaatcctggctattttttGATCGGTCTTTCTTCtttgagttgtcccaaataagcagctgccctgattaactaatgacccaattaaccggaatccactataTACTCTTGTTGTAATTaacaataattttattttttgcactgcacgacagccacaaaacaacagatttcatgacatacagtacgTCAGTGATAATCAGCTTGCCTTCATCAGGTGTGGATTAGGATGTCATCTTACAgttgtacaaaatgctggtgacatTGTGTACTGTGCACCATTCCagtcaccacactacaggaaagatgtgatcaAACAAGGGAGGATGCAGAAAAGTTTGATAAAGCTGTTGCTTGTATTGCAGGGCTTCAGTTACAATGAGCATTTTGACACactaatgaagggtctccacctgaaatgttgacatctATTctcctccacaggtgctgcctgtcttgctgagtttctccagcagtttgtgtgttgctctggatttcaaagttcaaggtaaatctaTTATATAAATACATACATGTTACCGTATAcagccctgacattcattttcttgccaacatactcaataaatccataacaaaataataaccataatagaatcaatgaaaggctgcaccaacttgggtgttcaaccagtgtggaaagagcaaaagaacatgagatgaagagtccttgaaagtgggtccacagGTTAGGGAAGCTTcagatgatggggcaagtgaagctgtgtgaagttatccctttggcTCAGgatgatggttgaagagtaataacagtTCCAGGggctagtggtgtgagtccagaggctcttgtaccttctatccaGCACCtgaagaatttcttgtgtttcacatacaatgggtttgttttccctggagcaatgGAGGCTGAGGACTGATATGATAGAACATCATGGGAGTGTTAGATAGGGCAGACAGCCAGAGCCTGTGCCCAGGGGTAAGGGTATCTGAAACTAGAAGACACAGGTTGAAGGTGAAAGATAGGAGATTGAACGGGGAAATAATGCTTACGTTTTCACACGAAGAGTAGTTAGTATGTGGAATCAGCTGTCGGAGTTAGTGGCGGAGGCAGGGAAACAAACTTCGATGccgcttgacttgctgagtacgTCCAGCCTGTTGTGTGAGGCCAGACAGGGTTCTGGGGCAACGGAAGGACTGAGGAGTGAGGTAAGATGACTGCAGGGAGTGACAGGTAGCGGAGGAGAGCGGCAATGGAGTTGGAAGGCAATGGCAGGTGAGTGACAGATGGCGGCAGACAAAGAGAGGAGGGGTGGAACAAGGCGGGAAGAGAGGAGTGTCAAGATTGGAGATAACTGCTCCAGGGAGATGAGCAAAGCGCTACCGGTGCTGGCTCTGATAAGTAAAAGGTAAGAATGGGAACTATTGAAGGAGAGGTGAATGACAGGAtcactgctctccctccccccgCCTCTCTCCTCCgatccccccttcccctcccgcacTCTCCTTCCTTTCACTgcctcctccctctctttccctttagCTCCGCTAGCGCTCCCCTCCTCGACTTCCTTTCCTTCATCCTCTCACCatcactccctcccctttcttcgcAGCTTCTAACTCCCGTCCAACACAACACAAGCAGCTTCTATCAGCGTCGCCGTCTGTCCGCTCGCCCGAAcgtccacccactcacccaccggTCTCCGCCCTGCCCGCGGCGGCGGGAGGCTGAGGATCGCGGCGGGAGCCGGTCGGGGGAAAGGGATGAGGTGTGCGAGCTACTGGCCATCGCTCAGACGCCTGCCACGCCATGAAGTCGCCTTTGCTCGGACGCCTGTGCCTCGTCCTGCCCTGGGTGCTGATGCTGCTGCTGGTGGCGGACATTGACTCTGGAAGACGGTCGCTGCGAGCTTCGGGGCGCCGCCGAGAGCACGGGCAACCTGCAGTCAGCAACGCCTCGCTGCCCACCATCTATGCCATCACTCCCACCTATAGCCGGCCGGTGCAGAAAGCCGAGCTGACGCGCCTGGCCAACACCTTCCGCCAGCTCGAGCACTTCCACTGGGTGCTGGTGGAGGACGCTTCCTTTCGCAGCCGCCTGGTCGCCGACCTGCTCGCCAACTCCGGGGTACACTCTTACACCCAGCTGCATGTCCCCACCCAGCGCAGGTACAAGCGGGCCGGCATGCCGCGGGCCACCGAGCAGCGGAATGAGGGGCTGCGCTGGCTCCGCAAGAATCTGTCCCTGCAAAACTCCGGCGTGGTCTTCTTCGCTGACGATGACAACACCTACAGCCTCGAACTCTTCCAGGAGGTAAGTACTCGGCGCCTCTAGACTGCGACACTTCTCCTGTCTCCCTCAGCCCTCCGCGACTTGGTGCCCACTCTCCATCAACAcctacctcctccctctccccgaGACTTCCCATCACTTCTTGTCCACTAACTCTCCTCTTCATCTCCCCGTgtccactgactctctcccctctccccatgtcCACTGACTCTCTACCCCCATGTCCACTGACTCCCCTCTCCCCGTGTCCActgcccctctcccctctccccgtgTCCACtgcccctcaaccctctccctgtgtcgactgactctctcccccctccccatgtCCACTGACTCTCTACCCCTGTGTCCACTGACTCCCCTCTCCCCATGTCCActgactcccctctccctctccccgtgTCCACTGACTCCCCTCTCCCCGTgtccactgactctctcccctttccacatatccactgactctctacCCCTGTGTCCACTGACTCCCCTCTCCCCGTGTCCACTGACTCTCTACCTCTGTGTCCACTGACTCCCCTCTCCCCGTGTCCACTGCCCCTCTCCCCGTGTCCACTGACTCCCCTCTCCACATGTCCACTGACTCTCTACCCGTGTCCActgactcccctctccccctccacgtgtccactgactctctcccctctccacatgtcCACTGACTCTCTACCCCTGTGTCCActgactcccctctcccccccatgtccACTGACTCACTCTCCGTGTCCACcgactctctccccctctccccgtgTCCTCtgactcccctctccccatcgactGACTCTCTCCATGTgtccactgactctctcccctctccccatgtcCACTGACTCCCCTCTCCCCATGTCCACTGCCCCTCTCCCCGTGTCCACtgcccctcaaccctctccctgtgtcgactgactctctccccctccccatgtCCACTGACTCTCTACCCCTGTGTCCACTGACTCCCCTCTCCCCGTGTCCACTGCCCCTCTCCCCGTGTCCACTGACTCCCCTCTCCACATGTCCACTGACTCTCTACCCGTGTCCActgactcccctctccccctccacgtgtccactgactctctcccctctccacatgtcCACTGACTCTCTACCCCTGTGTCCActgactcccctctcccccccatgtccACTGACTCACTCCCCGTGTCCACcgactctctccccctctccccgtcGACTGACTCTCTCCATGTgtccactgactctctcccctctccccatgtccactgactcccctctccccatgtccactgcccctctcccctctccccatgtccactgcccctcaaccctctccctgtgtcgactgactctctcccccctccccatgtCCACTGACTCTCTACCCCTGTGTCCACTGACTCCCCTCTCCCCGTGTCCACTGCCCCTCTCCCCGTGTCCACTGACTCCCCTCTCCCCGTgtccactgactctctcccctctccacatgtcCACTGACTCTCTACCCCTGTGTCCACTGACTCCCCTCTCCCCGTGTCCACTGCCCCTCTCCCCGTGTCCACTGACTCCCCTCTCCACATGTCCACTGACTCTCTACCTGTGTCCActgactcccctctccccctccacgtgtccactgactctctcccctctccacatgtcCACTGACTCTCTACCCCTGTGTCCActgactcccctctcccccccatgtccACTGACTCACTCCCCGTGTCCACcgactctctccccctctccccgtgTCCTCTGACTCCCCTCTCCCCGTCGACTGACTCTCTCCATGTgtccactgactctctcccctctccccgtgtcgactgactctctccccttctccccgtgtcaactgactctctcccctctctcagtgttcactgactctctccccttctccccgtgttgactgactctctccccttctccccgtgttgactgactctctcccctctccccgtgTCCATtgactctcccccctctccctgtccactGCCCCTCTCCCCGTGTCCACTGCACCTCTCCCCgtgtccactgactctcccccctccatgtccactgacccacccctctccACGTGtctactgacactctccctctccACGTgtccactgactctctcccctctccccatcactcccCGTCCACTGACTCACTCCCCATGTCCACTGCCCCTCTCCCCatgtccactgactctcccccatgTCCACTGACCCTCCCATCTCCCCGTGTCCACTGACCCTCCCCCCCGTGTCCActgaccctcccccctccccgtgTCCACTGACTCACTCCCCGTgtccactgactctctcccctctccccatgtccactgactctctccccgtgtccactgactctccccgtGTCCACTGACTCTTTCCCCTCCATGTgtccactgactctctccccctctccccgtgTCCActgcccctcccctctccccgtgcccactgcccctctccctgtgtccactgactctcccccctctccccatgtccattgactctcctcctctctccgtGTCCACTGCCTCTCTCCCTGTATCCACTGACTCACTCCCCGTGTTCACTGCCCCCTCCCTGTGTCCCCTGactctgtaccccctccccatgTCCATTgactctccccccttccccatgctgactgactctctcccctctccccgtgtccactgactctcccccctctctccatgtccactgcccctctccccctgtccactctgtTCCCTCTCCCCgtgtccactgactctcccccctctccccatgaccattgactctccccctctccccgtgTCCACTGCCCCTCTCCCCGTGTCCACTGACTCTGTaccctctccccatgaccactgactctcccccctctctccgtgTCCATtgactctcccccctctccccgtgTCCACTGCCCCTCTCCCCGTGTCCACTGACTCTGTaccctctccccatgaccactgactctcccccctctctccgtgTCCATtgactctcccccctctccccgtgtccactgactctctcccctctccccatgctgactgcctctctcccctctctcagtgtccactgactctctcccccctccctgtgtccactgcccctctccctgtgtcgactgactctctcccccctccccctgtccactgcccctctccctgtgtccactgcccctctccccgtgtcgactgactctctcccccctccctgtgtcgactgactctctcccccctccccctgtccactgcccctctccctgtgtccactgcccctctccccgtgtcgactgactctctcccccctccccctgtccactgcccctctccctgtgtccactgccccctcccctctccccgtgtcgactgactctctccccccctccccctgtccactgcccctctccccgtgtcgactgcctctctccccttctcccagtgtccactgcccctctccccgtgtccactgactctctccccctccccgtgTCGACtgactccctcccctctccccgtgtCCATTGACTCTCCCCCTCTGTCCGTGTCGACTGCCTTTCTCCCCTTCTCCCAgtgtccactgactctccccctctgtctgtgtccactgcccctctccctgtgtccactgactctcccccctctccccatgaccactgactctcccccctctccccgtgtccattgactctcctcctctctccgtGTCCACTGCCTCTCTCCCCGTATCCACTGACTCACTCCCCATGTTCACTGCCCCCTCCCTGTGTCCCCTGACTCTGTaccctctccccatgaccactgactctccccctctccccatgtccattgactctccccccttccccatgctgactgactctctcccctctctccatgtccactgcccctctcc is part of the Hemitrygon akajei chromosome 9, sHemAka1.3, whole genome shotgun sequence genome and encodes:
- the b3gat2 gene encoding galactosylgalactosylxylosylprotein 3-beta-glucuronosyltransferase 2, whose amino-acid sequence is MKSPLLGRLCLVLPWVLMLLLVADIDSGRRSLRASGRRREHGQPAVSNASLPTIYAITPTYSRPVQKAELTRLANTFRQLEHFHWVLVEDASFRSRLVADLLANSGVHSYTQLHVPTQRRYKRAGMPRATEQRNEGLRWLRKNLSLQNSGVVFFADDDNTYSLELFQEMRFTKKVAVWPVGLAGGRRYERPLVEQGHVVGWYTGWRPDRPFAIDMAGFAVNLKVILSNPKAVFRRGGSQPGMQESDFLKQITTVQELEPKAANCTKVLVWHTRTEKANLAFEPKQNQDIIHIEV